The Coffea arabica cultivar ET-39 chromosome 8e, Coffea Arabica ET-39 HiFi, whole genome shotgun sequence genome window below encodes:
- the LOC113704330 gene encoding uncharacterized protein isoform X9, which produces MQYLESVNFNASPEKQQKEVRGDNSSKQDAPQHCESMSKSFISGKDDNGMGKPFVENVCCEIIGDNSSKQDSPKQSKFTTGKDHISGKEGNGIGKPSLEIVYDICFQEVSGDNSFKQDAPQHCESTKGKSHISEKEENRMDKPFLEIVHSAVDESKVLDELPPGWIKEIRARKQGTRKDPYYIDPVSGYEFRSKKDALRYLEFGDISRCAITPKKRDRNDLKLVEHEVFAQPDGKKLGQALGGGQLFGGQKAENDGSFLRSIAAAPEAERSQETNADNKSTDAKISTSKVDAVQEMQLCSKEIKCDRAWENPQPKSECSKLEMKAVHDIGAVSSITTAVSHEQKKPEIESSRETPSNDRYADTNITTSTVDAVVLQICSELNNCDRSAGRSHPIVEGSNLDLEVDVNGAVSSIATALLHEQKHPQEYLDTGTQIQPKKSKKRKALSMPPRSSKRLSGQEPEILPNMGLSERALRAAVRKPGQTETNNSSSGQTVTYVSSSLTQNSEANGGQQHIDTQLQREIIADLTSCKVALLETEMQNNIEKPLQEQAVQEQVVGQVNEAQEEENQRSQDSQFWYPFGDSFSDPCYEFAFKTLTGEIPLEDTLAFPGCFQQQIETSFTEGNANFGLSEIDKPALFQNDVPSHFDSVQQNAAVEQVQPKLITPPGNINLPSCSSFGSQQPSLEARSKDYETKVNS; this is translated from the exons ATGCAATATCTggaaagcgtaaatttcaatGCCTCACCAGAAAAACAACAGAAA GAAGTTAGAGGGGACAACTCATCAAAGCAAGATGCTCCTCAACATTGTGAATCCATGAGCAAGAGCTTTATCTCTGGAAAGGACGACAATGGCATGGGCAAGCCCTTTGTTGAGAATGTTTGTTGT GAAATCATCGGGGACAACTCTTCGAAGCAGGATTCACCTAAACAAAGTAAATTCACGACAGGCAAGGATCACATATCTGGAAAGGAAGGGAATGGCATTGGCAAGCCCTCTTTGGAGATTGTTTATGAT ATTTGTTTTCAGGAAGTTAGCGGGGACAACTCTTTCAAGCAAGATGCACCTCAACATTGTGAATCCACAAAGGGCAAAAGTCACATAtctgaaaaggaagagaacagAATGGACAAGCCCTTTTTGGAAATTGTACATTCA GCTGTGGATGAGAGCAAGGTCCTGGATGAGCTTCCGCCTGgatggataaaagaaattagagCCAGAAAACAAGGCACGAGAAAGGACCCG TACTATATAGACCCCGTGAGTGGATACGAGTTTCGCTCAAAAAAGGATGCTTTGCGCTATCTGGAGTTTGGAGACATTAGTCGCTGTGCAATCACACCAAAGAAAAGGGACAGAAATGATCTGAAACTGGTTGAGCACGAAGTCTTT GCTCAACCTGATGGGAAGAAACTGGGACAAGCACTAGGTGGAGGACAACTTTTTGGTGGTCAGAAGGCAGAGA ATGATGGAAGCTTTCTTAGAAGCATTGCAGCAGCTCCAGAAGCTGAGAGATCACAGGAAACTAATGCTGATAATAAATCTACTGATGCCAAGatctcaacttcaaaagttgaTGCAGTTCAAGAAATGCAGTTATGCTCTAAAGAAATTAAGTGTGATAGAGCATGGGAAAACCCTCAGCCAAAATCTGAATGCTCTAAACTAGAAATGAAGGCTGTTCATGACATTGGAGCTGTTTCCAGCATTACAACGGCTGTCTCACATGAACAGAAGAAGCCAGAGATTGAGAGTTCAAGGGAAACTCCAAGTAATGATAGATATGCTGATACTAACATCACTACGTCGACAGTTGATGCAGTTGTCCTTCAAATATGCTCAGAGCTAAATAATTGCGATAGATCAGCAGGTAGGTCTCATCCAATAGTTGAAGGTTCTAACCTAGATCTGGAGGTTGATGTTAATGGAGCTGTATCCAGTATTGCAACTGCTCTCTTGCATGAGCAGAAACATCCACAGGAGTATTTAGACACAGGGACACAGATTCAACCCAAAaaatctaagaaaagaaaagctctgaGCATGCCTCCTCGGTCCTCAAAAAGGCTATCAGGACAAGAACCTGAGATACTGCCCAACATGGGTTTAAGTGAGCGAGCTCTTCGAGCTGCTGTTAGAAAgcctggtcaaacagaaacaAACAACAGCAGCTCTGGTCAAACAGTAACATATGTATCGTCAAGCTTGACTCAGAATTCTGAAGCTAATGGAGGGCAACAGCATATTGATACCCAACTACAGAGAGAGATCATTGCAGATCTCACATCTTGTAAAGTAGCTTTGCTAGAAACAGAGATGCAAAACAACATTGAAAAGCCCTTGCAGGAACAGGCTGTACAAGAGCAAGTAGTGGGCCAGGTAAACGAGGCAcaagaggaagaaaaccaaAGATCACAAGATTCGCAGTTCTGGTACCCTTTTGGAGACTCTTTTTCTGATCCATGCTATGAATTTGCTTTCAAGACCCTAACAGGTGAAATACCATTGGAGGATACTCTAGCATTTCCGGGCTGCTTCCAACAACAAATTGAGACATCTTTTACTGAGGGGAATGCTAATTTTGGACTGTCTGAGATTGATAAACCCGCCTTGTTCCAGAATGATGTGCCTTCTCATTTTGACTCTGTCCAGCAAAATGCAGCCGTGGAGCAGGTGCAACCCAAATTAATTACCCCAcctggaaacataaatttaccAAGTTGCAGCAGTTTTGGTTCTCAACAACCCAGCTTGGAGGCCAGGAGTAAGGACTATGAGACAAAGGTTAATTCTTGA